A stretch of the Vidua chalybeata isolate OUT-0048 chromosome Z, bVidCha1 merged haplotype, whole genome shotgun sequence genome encodes the following:
- the LOC128782152 gene encoding unconventional myosin-VIIa-like isoform X3 yields MAMVSPGQRGHLPGAARNLASLAELDEAALLAGLRERFLQQHIYTDIGDILVAMNPFQPLPLYGREVSERYRRFQNDALPPHIFAMASRAYHAMLGRGGGGPRNQCIIISGESGAGKTESTKLLLQHIMNLCKGNSQLEPQILQVNPLLEAFGNAQTVMNDNSSRFGKYIQLHFQKNTVQGAKLSEYLLEKSRVVQQDTGERNFHIFYYMFAGLSSEQKEMYGLLDPSLYRYISGQFGTQEVTERWKHKYQEVCNALDMVGFQEQEQVDMQAILAGVLSLGNVTFEPEESNGSVKVSEASQGWLKAAAGQFGVQEDELLKCLICTTSVTRGEQIQRFHTQQQAEDARDSIAKVAYGRVFGWIVCKINELLAENVDPEVELREIGILDIFGFENFAVNRFEQLCINLANEQLQHFFNHHIFQLEQAAYKEEELPWETITFNNNEPILNLLLAKPLGLLSLLDEQSAFPQATDKTFVDKLKSSFKGNLHFQPARGHVLGFSIIHYAGKVQYAARGFLEKNRDTVPANIHGLFINSVTPLLSVLFTATISRTGTLMPHVKAKVIPGADDKFNSTRKQSAGAQFRHSLMVLMERMYSANPHFVRCIKPNSQKEPGVLDNQVVLLQLRYNGLLETIRIRRDGFSWRPSFEEFAERYGILLVKPGAPLTKESCLEILQSTELKGWICGKSRLFFKYWHQEQLAKYLERLERAAVIIQKVFRGFRCKKSFLKLLAELRAQAQRLQEKAERERIRQLALAAEVQERNSLPVPMPRKRHPQSSPRPSDQSQQPPVPRPRSKLTEYTPFDNFLNPSVPPPVLGTEEQTGKEAKVRKLKRGATLRWFTETQAQKIMQDDGAFPSWLHGMISRREAENLLIDKPLGCFLVRISQSRPGYILTYRILLALCICCSGNQGKCGFGSKEQN; encoded by the exons ATGGCGATGGTGTCGCCGGGGCAGCGTGGCCACCTGCCCGGAGCGGCCAGGAACCTTGCGTCGCTGGCCGAGCTAGACGAGGCAGCGCTGCTGGCCGGGCTGCGGGAGCGCTTCCTGCAACAGCACATCTAC ACCGACATCGGAGACATCCTCGTCGCCATGAACCCCTTCCAGCCGCTGCCGCTCTACGGGAGAGAG GTCTCCGAGCGTTACCGGCGCTTCCAGAACGACGCGCTGCCTCCCCACATCTTCGCCATGGCCAGCCGCGCCTACCACGCCATGCTGGGCCGCGGGGGTGGCGGACCCCGCAACCAGTGCATCATCATCAG TGGAGAGAGTGGTGCTGGGAAAACAGAGAGTACAAAGTTGTTGTTGCAGCACATAATGAACCTATGCAAAGGCAATTCACAGCTGGAGCCGCAGATACTTCAG GTGAATCCATTGCTTGAAGCTTTTGGCAATGCCCAGACAGTGATGAATGACAACAGCAGCCGCTTTGGAAAATACATACAGCTGcatttccagaaaaatacaG TGCAAGGTGCAAAGCTGAGTGAGTACCTGTTAGAGAAGTCACGGGTGGTACAACAAGATACTGGGGAGAGGAATTTCCACATCTTCTACTACATGTTTGCTGGACTGTCTTCAGAGCAGAAGGAGATGTATGGGTTATTGGATCCTTCACTCTACAG GTACATAAGTGGACAGTTTGGTACACAGGAAGTCACTGAACGCTGGAAGCACAAATACCAAGAGGTTTGCAATGCCCTTGACATGGTGGGCTTCCAAGAACAG gAGCAAGTGGACATGCAGGCTATCTTGGCTGGTGTGTTGTCTCTGGGCAATGTGACCTTTGAGCCTGAGGAGAGCAATGGGTCTGTGAAGGTCAGTGAAGCCTCCCAGGGATGGCTGAAGGCTGCAGCG GGTCAGTTTGGAGTCCAGGAAGACGAGCTGTTAAAATGCCTGATTTGTACAACGTCAGTGACCCGAGGCGAGCAGATCCAGCGTTTTCACACCCAGCAACAGGCAGAAG ATGCTCGGGACTCCATTGCAAAGGTGGCCTATGGTCGAGTGTTTGGCTGGATTGTTTGCAAGATAAATGAGCTGCTGGCTGAGAACGTGGATCCTGAGGTGGAGCTGAGGGAGATAG GCATCTTGGATATTTTTGGGTTTGAAAACTTTGCAGTGAATCGTTTTGAACAGCTTTGCATAAACTTGGCCaatgagcagctgcagcatttcttcAACCAT cacattttccagctggagcaggctgcctATAAGGAAGAAGAGCTGCCTTGGGAGACCATCACATTCAACAATAATGAACCTATTCTG AATCTGCTCCTGGCCAAGCCACTTGGGCTGCTGTCTCTTCTGGATGAGCAGAGTGCATTCCCTCAG GCAACTGATAAGACATTTGTGGATAAACTAAAAAGCAGCTTTAAGGGGAATTTACACTTCCAGCCAGCCCGAGGCCATGTTTTGGGCTTCAGCATTATTCACTATGCTGGGAAA GTACAATATGCTGCCAGGGGCTTTCTAGAGAAGAACAGAGACACCGTGCCAGCCAACATCCATGGGCTCTTCATCAACAGTGTAACCCCCTTACTCAGTGTGCTGTTCACAG CCACGATCTCCAGGACAGGGACGCTGATGCCTCATGTGAAAGCCAAG GTCATACCAGGAGCAGATGACAAGTTCAACAGCACACGGAAACAGTCTGCTGGAGCTCAGTTCCGG CATTCCCTGATGGTGCTCATGGAGAGGATGTATTCTGCCAACCCACACTTTGTGCGCTGCATAAAGCCCAACAGCCAGAAGGAGCCAGGTGTGCTGGACAACcaggtggtgctgctgcag CTCCGGTACAACGGACTGCTGGAGACAATCCGTATCCGAAGAGATGGTTTCTCCTGGAGACCCTCCTTTGAGGAATTTGCTGAAAG ATATGGAATTCTTCTAGTTAAACCTGGTGCTCCCCTCACAAAGGAAAG CTGCTTGGAGATACTGCAAAGTACAGAGCTGAAAGGCTGGATTTGTGG AAAGTCTCgacttttctttaaatattggCATCAGGAACAGCTGGCAAAGTATCTGGAGCGACTGGAAAGAGCAGCAGTTATCATACAGAAAG TTTTTAGGGGATTCAGATGCAAGAAGAGTTTCCTAAAACTGTTGGCTGAGCTGAGAGCTCAAGCACAGCGGCTacaggagaaggcagagagagaaagaatcCGGCAGCTCGCACTGGCAGCAGAGGTCCAGG AAAGAAACTCGCTTCCAGTCCCTATGCCACGAAAGAGGCACCCTCAGTCTAGTCCTCGCCCTTCTGATCAGTCACAACAGCCACCAGTACCACGGCCACGCAGCAAACTAACAGAG TACACTCCTTTTGATAACTTCTTGAACCCTTCTGTGCCTCCTCCTGTTCTGGGTACTGAGGAACAGACTGGGAAAGAAGCAAAAGTGAGGAAACTCAAGAGAGGAGCAACTCTGCGCTGGTTCACAGAGACACAGGCCCAGAAGATCATGCAGGATGATGGGGCCTTTCCAAGCTGGCTGCATGGGATGATCAGTCGGAG GGAAGCTGAAAACTTGCTGATTGACAAGCCTTTGGGTTGCTTCCTTGTTCGGATCAGCCAGAGCCGACCAGGCTACATCTTGACATACCG taTTCTCTTGGCCCTGTGtatctgctgctctgggaaccaAGGGAAGTGCGGTTTTGGCAGTAAGGAGCAAAATTGA
- the LOC128782152 gene encoding myosin-IIIb-like isoform X1, which produces MAMVSPGQRGHLPGAARNLASLAELDEAALLAGLRERFLQQHIYTDIGDILVAMNPFQPLPLYGREVSERYRRFQNDALPPHIFAMASRAYHAMLGRGGGGPRNQCIIISGESGAGKTESTKLLLQHIMNLCKGNSQLEPQILQVNPLLEAFGNAQTVMNDNSSRFGKYIQLHFQKNTVQGAKLSEYLLEKSRVVQQDTGERNFHIFYYMFAGLSSEQKEMYGLLDPSLYRYISGQFGTQEVTERWKHKYQEVCNALDMVGFQEQEQVDMQAILAGVLSLGNVTFEPEESNGSVKVSEASQGWLKAAAGQFGVQEDELLKCLICTTSVTRGEQIQRFHTQQQAEDARDSIAKVAYGRVFGWIVCKINELLAENVDPEVELREIGILDIFGFENFAVNRFEQLCINLANEQLQHFFNHHIFQLEQAAYKEEELPWETITFNNNEPILNLLLAKPLGLLSLLDEQSAFPQATDKTFVDKLKSSFKGNLHFQPARGHVLGFSIIHYAGKVQYAARGFLEKNRDTVPANIHGLFINSVTPLLSVLFTATISRTGTLMPHVKAKVIPGADDKFNSTRKQSAGAQFRHSLMVLMERMYSANPHFVRCIKPNSQKEPGVLDNQVVLLQLRYNGLLETIRIRRDGFSWRPSFEEFAERYGILLVKPGAPLTKESCLEILQSTELKGWICGKSRLFFKYWHQEQLAKYLERLERAAVIIQKVFRGFRCKKSFLKLLAELRAQAQRLQEKAERERIRQLALAAEVQERNSLPVPMPRKRHPQSSPRPSDQSQQPPVPRPRSKLTEYTPFDNFLNPSVPPPVLGTEEQTGKEAKVRKLKRGATLRWFTETQAQKIMQDDGAFPSWLHGMISRREAENLLIDKPLGCFLVRISQSRPGYILTYRGKGHCRHYMIQVQPNARYVILGEDRAHTSLTELVRYHQSMGIQPFMEILTVPCGQKNSESLNYKNLESLTLNSSADKGETLPEKQSCPSMPSSSTPALQWFRRTKNFQNQQTQDKSRTKPDSGEGSQRAFPRLRSSIRLAMQEIQQFTSTPMNMSKERSSLH; this is translated from the exons ATGGCGATGGTGTCGCCGGGGCAGCGTGGCCACCTGCCCGGAGCGGCCAGGAACCTTGCGTCGCTGGCCGAGCTAGACGAGGCAGCGCTGCTGGCCGGGCTGCGGGAGCGCTTCCTGCAACAGCACATCTAC ACCGACATCGGAGACATCCTCGTCGCCATGAACCCCTTCCAGCCGCTGCCGCTCTACGGGAGAGAG GTCTCCGAGCGTTACCGGCGCTTCCAGAACGACGCGCTGCCTCCCCACATCTTCGCCATGGCCAGCCGCGCCTACCACGCCATGCTGGGCCGCGGGGGTGGCGGACCCCGCAACCAGTGCATCATCATCAG TGGAGAGAGTGGTGCTGGGAAAACAGAGAGTACAAAGTTGTTGTTGCAGCACATAATGAACCTATGCAAAGGCAATTCACAGCTGGAGCCGCAGATACTTCAG GTGAATCCATTGCTTGAAGCTTTTGGCAATGCCCAGACAGTGATGAATGACAACAGCAGCCGCTTTGGAAAATACATACAGCTGcatttccagaaaaatacaG TGCAAGGTGCAAAGCTGAGTGAGTACCTGTTAGAGAAGTCACGGGTGGTACAACAAGATACTGGGGAGAGGAATTTCCACATCTTCTACTACATGTTTGCTGGACTGTCTTCAGAGCAGAAGGAGATGTATGGGTTATTGGATCCTTCACTCTACAG GTACATAAGTGGACAGTTTGGTACACAGGAAGTCACTGAACGCTGGAAGCACAAATACCAAGAGGTTTGCAATGCCCTTGACATGGTGGGCTTCCAAGAACAG gAGCAAGTGGACATGCAGGCTATCTTGGCTGGTGTGTTGTCTCTGGGCAATGTGACCTTTGAGCCTGAGGAGAGCAATGGGTCTGTGAAGGTCAGTGAAGCCTCCCAGGGATGGCTGAAGGCTGCAGCG GGTCAGTTTGGAGTCCAGGAAGACGAGCTGTTAAAATGCCTGATTTGTACAACGTCAGTGACCCGAGGCGAGCAGATCCAGCGTTTTCACACCCAGCAACAGGCAGAAG ATGCTCGGGACTCCATTGCAAAGGTGGCCTATGGTCGAGTGTTTGGCTGGATTGTTTGCAAGATAAATGAGCTGCTGGCTGAGAACGTGGATCCTGAGGTGGAGCTGAGGGAGATAG GCATCTTGGATATTTTTGGGTTTGAAAACTTTGCAGTGAATCGTTTTGAACAGCTTTGCATAAACTTGGCCaatgagcagctgcagcatttcttcAACCAT cacattttccagctggagcaggctgcctATAAGGAAGAAGAGCTGCCTTGGGAGACCATCACATTCAACAATAATGAACCTATTCTG AATCTGCTCCTGGCCAAGCCACTTGGGCTGCTGTCTCTTCTGGATGAGCAGAGTGCATTCCCTCAG GCAACTGATAAGACATTTGTGGATAAACTAAAAAGCAGCTTTAAGGGGAATTTACACTTCCAGCCAGCCCGAGGCCATGTTTTGGGCTTCAGCATTATTCACTATGCTGGGAAA GTACAATATGCTGCCAGGGGCTTTCTAGAGAAGAACAGAGACACCGTGCCAGCCAACATCCATGGGCTCTTCATCAACAGTGTAACCCCCTTACTCAGTGTGCTGTTCACAG CCACGATCTCCAGGACAGGGACGCTGATGCCTCATGTGAAAGCCAAG GTCATACCAGGAGCAGATGACAAGTTCAACAGCACACGGAAACAGTCTGCTGGAGCTCAGTTCCGG CATTCCCTGATGGTGCTCATGGAGAGGATGTATTCTGCCAACCCACACTTTGTGCGCTGCATAAAGCCCAACAGCCAGAAGGAGCCAGGTGTGCTGGACAACcaggtggtgctgctgcag CTCCGGTACAACGGACTGCTGGAGACAATCCGTATCCGAAGAGATGGTTTCTCCTGGAGACCCTCCTTTGAGGAATTTGCTGAAAG ATATGGAATTCTTCTAGTTAAACCTGGTGCTCCCCTCACAAAGGAAAG CTGCTTGGAGATACTGCAAAGTACAGAGCTGAAAGGCTGGATTTGTGG AAAGTCTCgacttttctttaaatattggCATCAGGAACAGCTGGCAAAGTATCTGGAGCGACTGGAAAGAGCAGCAGTTATCATACAGAAAG TTTTTAGGGGATTCAGATGCAAGAAGAGTTTCCTAAAACTGTTGGCTGAGCTGAGAGCTCAAGCACAGCGGCTacaggagaaggcagagagagaaagaatcCGGCAGCTCGCACTGGCAGCAGAGGTCCAGG AAAGAAACTCGCTTCCAGTCCCTATGCCACGAAAGAGGCACCCTCAGTCTAGTCCTCGCCCTTCTGATCAGTCACAACAGCCACCAGTACCACGGCCACGCAGCAAACTAACAGAG TACACTCCTTTTGATAACTTCTTGAACCCTTCTGTGCCTCCTCCTGTTCTGGGTACTGAGGAACAGACTGGGAAAGAAGCAAAAGTGAGGAAACTCAAGAGAGGAGCAACTCTGCGCTGGTTCACAGAGACACAGGCCCAGAAGATCATGCAGGATGATGGGGCCTTTCCAAGCTGGCTGCATGGGATGATCAGTCGGAG GGAAGCTGAAAACTTGCTGATTGACAAGCCTTTGGGTTGCTTCCTTGTTCGGATCAGCCAGAGCCGACCAGGCTACATCTTGACATACCG GGGCAAAGGGCACTGCAGACACTACATGATCCAGGTGCAGCCCAATGCACGCTACGTCATCCTGGGGGAGGACCGGGCTCACACCTCGCTCACCGAGCTGGTGCGGTATCACCAGAGCATGGGCATCCAGCCCTTCATGGAAATACTGACTGTCCCCTGTGGGCAG AAAAATAGTGAGAGCTTGAATTACAAAAATCTGGAGAGTCTCACACTGAATTCATCAGCAGACAAGGGAGAGACCCTTCCAGAGAAGCAGTCCTGCCCCTCCATGCCTTCCAGCAGCACACCTGCTCTGCAGTGGTTCAGGAGGACCAAGAATTTCCAAAACCAGCAGACCCAAGACAAGAGTAGAACAAAGCCTGACTCTGGAGAGGGCAGCCAACGAGCCTTCCCTCGCCTCCGCTCTTCCATACGCCTGGCAATGCAGGAAATCCAGCAG TTCACTTCCACTCCCATGAACATGTCTAAAGAGAGGAGCTCGCTTCACTGA
- the LOC128782152 gene encoding myosin-IIIb-like isoform X2, protein MAMVSPGQRGHLPGAARNLASLAELDEAALLAGLRERFLQQHIYTDIGDILVAMNPFQPLPLYGREVSERYRRFQNDALPPHIFAMASRAYHAMLGRGGGGPRNQCIIISGESGAGKTESTKLLLQHIMNLCKGNSQLEPQILQVNPLLEAFGNAQTVMNDNSSRFGKYIQLHFQKNTVQGAKLSEYLLEKSRVVQQDTGERNFHIFYYMFAGLSSEQKEMYGLLDPSLYRYISGQFGTQEVTERWKHKYQEVCNALDMVGFQEQEQVDMQAILAGVLSLGNVTFEPEESNGSVKVSEASQGWLKAAAGQFGVQEDELLKCLICTTSVTRGEQIQRFHTQQQAEDARDSIAKVAYGRVFGWIVCKINELLAENVDPEVELREIGILDIFGFENFAVNRFEQLCINLANEQLQHFFNHHIFQLEQAAYKEEELPWETITFNNNEPILNLLLAKPLGLLSLLDEQSAFPQVQYAARGFLEKNRDTVPANIHGLFINSVTPLLSVLFTATISRTGTLMPHVKAKVIPGADDKFNSTRKQSAGAQFRHSLMVLMERMYSANPHFVRCIKPNSQKEPGVLDNQVVLLQLRYNGLLETIRIRRDGFSWRPSFEEFAERYGILLVKPGAPLTKESCLEILQSTELKGWICGKSRLFFKYWHQEQLAKYLERLERAAVIIQKVFRGFRCKKSFLKLLAELRAQAQRLQEKAERERIRQLALAAEVQERNSLPVPMPRKRHPQSSPRPSDQSQQPPVPRPRSKLTEYTPFDNFLNPSVPPPVLGTEEQTGKEAKVRKLKRGATLRWFTETQAQKIMQDDGAFPSWLHGMISRREAENLLIDKPLGCFLVRISQSRPGYILTYRGKGHCRHYMIQVQPNARYVILGEDRAHTSLTELVRYHQSMGIQPFMEILTVPCGQKNSESLNYKNLESLTLNSSADKGETLPEKQSCPSMPSSSTPALQWFRRTKNFQNQQTQDKSRTKPDSGEGSQRAFPRLRSSIRLAMQEIQQFTSTPMNMSKERSSLH, encoded by the exons ATGGCGATGGTGTCGCCGGGGCAGCGTGGCCACCTGCCCGGAGCGGCCAGGAACCTTGCGTCGCTGGCCGAGCTAGACGAGGCAGCGCTGCTGGCCGGGCTGCGGGAGCGCTTCCTGCAACAGCACATCTAC ACCGACATCGGAGACATCCTCGTCGCCATGAACCCCTTCCAGCCGCTGCCGCTCTACGGGAGAGAG GTCTCCGAGCGTTACCGGCGCTTCCAGAACGACGCGCTGCCTCCCCACATCTTCGCCATGGCCAGCCGCGCCTACCACGCCATGCTGGGCCGCGGGGGTGGCGGACCCCGCAACCAGTGCATCATCATCAG TGGAGAGAGTGGTGCTGGGAAAACAGAGAGTACAAAGTTGTTGTTGCAGCACATAATGAACCTATGCAAAGGCAATTCACAGCTGGAGCCGCAGATACTTCAG GTGAATCCATTGCTTGAAGCTTTTGGCAATGCCCAGACAGTGATGAATGACAACAGCAGCCGCTTTGGAAAATACATACAGCTGcatttccagaaaaatacaG TGCAAGGTGCAAAGCTGAGTGAGTACCTGTTAGAGAAGTCACGGGTGGTACAACAAGATACTGGGGAGAGGAATTTCCACATCTTCTACTACATGTTTGCTGGACTGTCTTCAGAGCAGAAGGAGATGTATGGGTTATTGGATCCTTCACTCTACAG GTACATAAGTGGACAGTTTGGTACACAGGAAGTCACTGAACGCTGGAAGCACAAATACCAAGAGGTTTGCAATGCCCTTGACATGGTGGGCTTCCAAGAACAG gAGCAAGTGGACATGCAGGCTATCTTGGCTGGTGTGTTGTCTCTGGGCAATGTGACCTTTGAGCCTGAGGAGAGCAATGGGTCTGTGAAGGTCAGTGAAGCCTCCCAGGGATGGCTGAAGGCTGCAGCG GGTCAGTTTGGAGTCCAGGAAGACGAGCTGTTAAAATGCCTGATTTGTACAACGTCAGTGACCCGAGGCGAGCAGATCCAGCGTTTTCACACCCAGCAACAGGCAGAAG ATGCTCGGGACTCCATTGCAAAGGTGGCCTATGGTCGAGTGTTTGGCTGGATTGTTTGCAAGATAAATGAGCTGCTGGCTGAGAACGTGGATCCTGAGGTGGAGCTGAGGGAGATAG GCATCTTGGATATTTTTGGGTTTGAAAACTTTGCAGTGAATCGTTTTGAACAGCTTTGCATAAACTTGGCCaatgagcagctgcagcatttcttcAACCAT cacattttccagctggagcaggctgcctATAAGGAAGAAGAGCTGCCTTGGGAGACCATCACATTCAACAATAATGAACCTATTCTG AATCTGCTCCTGGCCAAGCCACTTGGGCTGCTGTCTCTTCTGGATGAGCAGAGTGCATTCCCTCAG GTACAATATGCTGCCAGGGGCTTTCTAGAGAAGAACAGAGACACCGTGCCAGCCAACATCCATGGGCTCTTCATCAACAGTGTAACCCCCTTACTCAGTGTGCTGTTCACAG CCACGATCTCCAGGACAGGGACGCTGATGCCTCATGTGAAAGCCAAG GTCATACCAGGAGCAGATGACAAGTTCAACAGCACACGGAAACAGTCTGCTGGAGCTCAGTTCCGG CATTCCCTGATGGTGCTCATGGAGAGGATGTATTCTGCCAACCCACACTTTGTGCGCTGCATAAAGCCCAACAGCCAGAAGGAGCCAGGTGTGCTGGACAACcaggtggtgctgctgcag CTCCGGTACAACGGACTGCTGGAGACAATCCGTATCCGAAGAGATGGTTTCTCCTGGAGACCCTCCTTTGAGGAATTTGCTGAAAG ATATGGAATTCTTCTAGTTAAACCTGGTGCTCCCCTCACAAAGGAAAG CTGCTTGGAGATACTGCAAAGTACAGAGCTGAAAGGCTGGATTTGTGG AAAGTCTCgacttttctttaaatattggCATCAGGAACAGCTGGCAAAGTATCTGGAGCGACTGGAAAGAGCAGCAGTTATCATACAGAAAG TTTTTAGGGGATTCAGATGCAAGAAGAGTTTCCTAAAACTGTTGGCTGAGCTGAGAGCTCAAGCACAGCGGCTacaggagaaggcagagagagaaagaatcCGGCAGCTCGCACTGGCAGCAGAGGTCCAGG AAAGAAACTCGCTTCCAGTCCCTATGCCACGAAAGAGGCACCCTCAGTCTAGTCCTCGCCCTTCTGATCAGTCACAACAGCCACCAGTACCACGGCCACGCAGCAAACTAACAGAG TACACTCCTTTTGATAACTTCTTGAACCCTTCTGTGCCTCCTCCTGTTCTGGGTACTGAGGAACAGACTGGGAAAGAAGCAAAAGTGAGGAAACTCAAGAGAGGAGCAACTCTGCGCTGGTTCACAGAGACACAGGCCCAGAAGATCATGCAGGATGATGGGGCCTTTCCAAGCTGGCTGCATGGGATGATCAGTCGGAG GGAAGCTGAAAACTTGCTGATTGACAAGCCTTTGGGTTGCTTCCTTGTTCGGATCAGCCAGAGCCGACCAGGCTACATCTTGACATACCG GGGCAAAGGGCACTGCAGACACTACATGATCCAGGTGCAGCCCAATGCACGCTACGTCATCCTGGGGGAGGACCGGGCTCACACCTCGCTCACCGAGCTGGTGCGGTATCACCAGAGCATGGGCATCCAGCCCTTCATGGAAATACTGACTGTCCCCTGTGGGCAG AAAAATAGTGAGAGCTTGAATTACAAAAATCTGGAGAGTCTCACACTGAATTCATCAGCAGACAAGGGAGAGACCCTTCCAGAGAAGCAGTCCTGCCCCTCCATGCCTTCCAGCAGCACACCTGCTCTGCAGTGGTTCAGGAGGACCAAGAATTTCCAAAACCAGCAGACCCAAGACAAGAGTAGAACAAAGCCTGACTCTGGAGAGGGCAGCCAACGAGCCTTCCCTCGCCTCCGCTCTTCCATACGCCTGGCAATGCAGGAAATCCAGCAG TTCACTTCCACTCCCATGAACATGTCTAAAGAGAGGAGCTCGCTTCACTGA